A genomic window from Oceanobacillus timonensis includes:
- a CDS encoding metallophosphoesterase: protein MNRRTFLKRSLGSLLTLLGLSGGSYFYAREIEPALLTITEESISDPQIPKAFNQFKIVQFSDTHLGFHYTLEQLETLISKINDLEPDLILFTGDLVDEPNNYDWNNKLIQLLKNLNAPNGKFWIYGNHDHGGYGTDILYETFEAADFTLLQNSATRIQQGDASFILAGLDDAMLGNPDIGKSIEERANSDFTILLAHEPDLADAVKEYPVDIQISGHSHGGQVRLPFIGHLYTPAYAEKYVQGKYTISDRLTLYVNRGIGTTRLPYRFLCRPELHTYTLHST from the coding sequence ATGAATCGCAGAACCTTTTTAAAAAGATCCCTAGGAAGCTTATTGACATTGCTCGGCTTAAGCGGCGGAAGTTATTTTTACGCCCGTGAGATAGAGCCTGCTCTACTGACAATCACCGAAGAATCGATTTCAGATCCCCAAATTCCCAAAGCTTTTAATCAGTTTAAAATTGTCCAGTTTTCCGATACACATCTAGGTTTTCACTATACTTTAGAACAGCTGGAAACCCTTATTTCGAAAATCAACGACTTGGAGCCTGATTTAATTTTGTTTACAGGAGATCTGGTTGATGAACCAAATAACTATGACTGGAATAACAAGCTTATTCAATTATTAAAGAATCTCAACGCCCCAAACGGGAAATTCTGGATATATGGAAACCATGATCATGGTGGTTATGGAACAGATATTTTATATGAAACCTTTGAAGCTGCAGATTTTACCCTCCTGCAAAACAGTGCGACCCGAATCCAGCAAGGAGATGCATCCTTTATACTGGCAGGGCTGGATGATGCAATGCTTGGAAACCCGGATATTGGCAAATCCATAGAAGAACGGGCTAATTCCGATTTTACCATCCTTTTAGCTCATGAACCCGACCTTGCAGATGCTGTAAAAGAATATCCGGTCGATATTCAAATATCTGGGCATAGTCATGGCGGACAAGTTCGTTTGCCATTTATCGGCCACTTGTATACACCTGCATATGCAGAAAAATATGTACAAGGAAAATATACGATTTCAGACAGGCTGACGCTTTATGTAAATAGAGGAATTGGTACAACCAGACTGCCTTACCGATTTTTATGCAGACCAGAACTGCATACCTATACCTTACATTCCACTTAG
- a CDS encoding SCO family protein, with product MRNYLILIGLFFVLAGCGQSHAIETTMSEEVPEFEYTTQDEEQLGLDDLKGEWWIADFMFTNCKTVCMPMTNNMSHLQEMMEEEGIDAQLVSFSVDPDFDTPEVLKDYASNYDADFDNWSFVTGYDFETIREFSIKHFKNLVQAPADGDDQVLHGTSFFLVSPEGEVVKNYDGVEIDNMDAILADLKKVN from the coding sequence ATGAGAAATTATTTAATACTTATTGGTTTATTTTTTGTATTGGCTGGATGTGGACAGAGCCATGCGATTGAAACAACGATGTCAGAAGAAGTTCCCGAATTTGAATACACTACACAAGACGAAGAACAGCTCGGCTTGGATGATTTGAAGGGAGAATGGTGGATTGCTGACTTCATGTTTACAAATTGTAAAACCGTTTGTATGCCGATGACAAACAATATGTCCCATCTGCAAGAAATGATGGAAGAAGAAGGAATCGATGCACAACTGGTGTCTTTCAGTGTTGATCCGGACTTTGATACACCCGAGGTATTAAAAGATTACGCCTCTAATTATGACGCAGATTTTGACAACTGGTCTTTTGTAACCGGATACGACTTTGAAACCATTCGCGAATTTTCCATTAAACATTTTAAAAACCTCGTTCAAGCTCCCGCTGATGGAGACGATCAGGTTCTGCACGGCACATCCTTCTTTTTAGTCAGCCCAGAAGGAGAAGTTGTCAAAAATTATGACGGTGTGGAAATTGACAACATGGATGCCATTCTTGCTGATTTAAAAAAAGTAAATTAA
- a CDS encoding YkyB family protein, whose amino-acid sequence MKHDVEVQKLAQALFVINKHAKTAPEPKQLYQLKKQAIEKLLKEKKAVKKGLHFSDHPKLSNQHSTVLIKVGDYCFHIPPAKEDLKQLKHLGALNQSYRNPPVKMSLSQAKRLICKYVNWKQEKTSSKPARKQHSSYYVPSSLGKMDWPPARSKKR is encoded by the coding sequence ATGAAACATGACGTTGAAGTTCAAAAACTGGCACAAGCTTTATTTGTCATTAATAAACATGCAAAAACAGCCCCCGAGCCAAAGCAGTTATATCAATTAAAAAAACAAGCCATTGAAAAATTATTAAAAGAGAAAAAAGCTGTGAAAAAAGGATTGCATTTTTCCGATCATCCTAAGCTCAGTAATCAGCATTCAACAGTGCTTATTAAGGTTGGAGACTACTGTTTCCATATCCCCCCTGCCAAAGAAGATTTAAAACAATTGAAACATTTAGGCGCATTAAATCAAAGTTACCGCAATCCGCCGGTGAAAATGTCACTATCCCAGGCGAAACGCCTTATCTGTAAATACGTCAACTGGAAGCAGGAAAAAACAAGCTCCAAACCGGCCCGGAAACAGCATTCGAGCTACTACGTACCATCTTCACTTGGCAAAATGGATTGGCCTCCTGCACGCTCAAAAAAAAGATAA
- a CDS encoding FbpB family small basic protein: MRPRSLNFEQLVDMNRQELLNDEKSISQIEEKLEKKQEAFFLNHKKNEELTAE; the protein is encoded by the coding sequence ATGCGACCAAGATCTCTTAATTTTGAACAACTTGTCGATATGAATAGACAAGAATTATTAAACGATGAAAAAAGTATATCACAAATTGAAGAGAAGTTAGAAAAGAAACAAGAAGCTTTTTTCTTGAATCATAAAAAGAATGAAGAATTAACCGCTGAGTAG
- a CDS encoding aminotransferase A, producing the protein MKHLLNNNVENIEISGIRKFFNLVSGEKDVVSLTIGQPDFHTPDHVKEAGINAIENNFTTYTPNQGILDLRKAIHHYYKTNYELVYQPESEIIVTSGASEAIDITFRTILTPGDEVILPSPIYPGYEPLITLAGAKPVHVDTTNTGFKFTPETLANVISEKTKCVVLPSPSNPTGAAYSRQELQALADVLHGKEIFILSDEIYSEIIFDFAHTSIASISDLKNQTIVINGVSKSHSMTGFRIGYTLAPEWLSKQMLKVHQYNVSCAASISQYAALEALTSYEEHTAHIKEVFRKRRDYVYDRLVQMGLEVERPQGAFYIFPKLQLNDMTSFELGLALVHDAKLALVPGSSFPQNGEGYMRLSYAYHEDVLKEGLDRLEAYLNESDSKKNR; encoded by the coding sequence TTGAAGCATTTATTAAATAATAACGTAGAAAATATTGAAATATCCGGCATCCGGAAATTTTTTAATCTCGTTTCCGGTGAAAAAGATGTGGTCTCTTTAACTATCGGACAACCTGATTTCCATACTCCGGATCATGTTAAAGAAGCTGGAATTAACGCCATTGAAAATAATTTTACAACGTATACACCGAATCAGGGAATTCTTGATTTACGGAAAGCAATCCATCATTATTATAAAACAAATTATGAGCTGGTTTATCAGCCAGAATCGGAAATTATCGTTACCTCCGGCGCATCGGAAGCAATTGATATTACTTTCCGGACCATACTTACACCTGGAGATGAGGTGATATTACCAAGTCCGATTTATCCAGGCTATGAACCGCTTATCACATTAGCCGGTGCTAAACCGGTTCATGTGGATACAACAAATACCGGGTTTAAATTCACACCGGAAACATTGGCAAATGTGATCTCGGAAAAAACAAAATGCGTTGTGCTTCCTTCTCCATCAAATCCGACAGGTGCAGCCTATTCCAGACAGGAATTACAAGCACTCGCAGATGTCCTTCATGGAAAAGAGATTTTCATTTTATCAGATGAGATTTATAGTGAAATTATATTCGATTTTGCACATACATCCATTGCTTCCATTTCTGATTTAAAAAATCAAACCATTGTTATCAATGGAGTGTCTAAATCCCATTCTATGACAGGTTTCCGTATCGGATACACACTCGCTCCAGAATGGTTATCCAAACAAATGCTGAAGGTTCATCAATACAATGTATCCTGCGCTGCATCCATTAGTCAATACGCTGCATTAGAAGCGTTGACAAGTTACGAAGAACATACAGCACATATCAAAGAGGTTTTTAGAAAACGCAGAGATTATGTATATGACCGTCTGGTACAGATGGGATTAGAGGTGGAACGGCCTCAAGGCGCTTTCTACATTTTTCCGAAGCTGCAATTAAATGATATGACTTCCTTTGAGCTTGGTCTGGCTCTTGTCCATGATGCCAAACTTGCCCTTGTTCCAGGCAGCAGTTTTCCGCAAAACGGGGAAGGTTATATGCGTTTAAGTTATGCTTATCACGAAGATGTTTTAAAAGAAGGATTAGATCGGTTAGAAGCCTATTTAAACGAATCTGATTCCAAAAAGAACCGCTGA
- the lepB gene encoding signal peptidase I codes for MDNNHKKEWIGWLKIIIITIMVAFFLRTFIFATSIVEGESMYPTLQDGERVIFNKVVYAMDDPHRGDVVIIQQSPKNYVKRIIGMPGETIEIENGRLYIDGEIYQQHFLSDEVIAQTSNFGPLEIPEDNYFVMGDNRLISKDSRNGLGFIPRDDIIGKSELIIYPLDEFGWID; via the coding sequence GTGGATAACAATCATAAAAAAGAATGGATAGGCTGGTTAAAGATTATTATTATCACAATAATGGTGGCCTTTTTTCTTAGAACATTTATTTTTGCCACTTCCATTGTAGAAGGAGAAAGTATGTACCCTACGCTTCAGGATGGGGAACGAGTCATTTTCAATAAAGTTGTTTATGCGATGGATGATCCGCACAGAGGCGATGTCGTCATTATCCAGCAATCCCCCAAAAATTATGTGAAACGCATTATCGGTATGCCCGGGGAAACAATAGAAATTGAAAATGGACGATTATATATTGACGGCGAAATTTACCAGCAGCATTTTTTAAGTGATGAGGTCATTGCACAAACCAGTAATTTCGGGCCGTTAGAAATTCCCGAAGATAATTATTTTGTCATGGGGGATAATCGGCTAATCAGCAAAGACAGCCGTAATGGACTGGGCTTTATTCCACGAGATGATATCATCGGTAAATCGGAATTAATTATCTATCCTTTAGATGAATTCGGCTGGATAGATTAA
- a CDS encoding TrkH family potassium uptake protein, giving the protein MKKMFNKYKSIHQWTSFQLLLLYYIAAIALSTILLSLPVSQQPGVDIPFIDIVFTAVSAISVTGLSTISIAGSLSTTGIIFLALMMQIGAVGIMTIGTMLWVMLGRRIGFKERNMIMTDQNQTHFDGMVKLIKNIAYLLLIVEALFFVILGSYFMTYYASFEEAFLQGFFAVISAVTNGGFDITGQSLIPFQSDYFVQTITMILIIVGAIGYPVIIEIKEYVFQRKKQEQRFHFSLFTKLTTATFFSLIIVGAIGIYLFDLNGLFKGIPWHESFFYTLFQSVTTRSGGLATMDLNILSNTNHLFMSALMFIGASPSSAGGGIRTTTFALVLIFLFTFIRGGRSVKVFHREVYEVDLNKAVTVTIFAMMIVFSSVILLTILEPVSLESIIFEVTSAFGTVGLSLGITEDLSVVSKIILMILMFIGRVGILTFLLIFRRKKEPAKFNYPKERMIIG; this is encoded by the coding sequence ATGAAGAAAATGTTTAATAAATATAAAAGTATTCACCAATGGACTTCTTTTCAGCTGTTGTTATTATATTATATAGCAGCAATCGCATTATCAACCATTTTGTTATCCTTACCTGTTTCGCAACAGCCGGGAGTCGATATCCCTTTTATTGATATTGTATTTACAGCGGTCAGTGCAATTAGTGTAACAGGTCTGAGTACGATTTCCATTGCAGGTTCCTTAAGCACAACGGGGATTATTTTTTTAGCCCTGATGATGCAAATTGGAGCCGTCGGAATTATGACAATTGGTACGATGCTTTGGGTTATGCTGGGAAGACGTATCGGTTTTAAAGAAAGAAATATGATTATGACCGATCAGAATCAAACTCATTTCGACGGCATGGTGAAACTAATTAAAAATATTGCTTATCTTCTGCTGATTGTGGAAGCTCTATTTTTTGTTATCTTAGGGAGTTATTTTATGACGTATTATGCTTCATTTGAAGAAGCATTTTTACAAGGGTTTTTCGCTGTTATCAGCGCTGTGACAAATGGAGGCTTCGATATTACCGGCCAGTCACTGATTCCTTTTCAGTCTGATTATTTTGTTCAAACCATCACGATGATACTTATTATCGTTGGCGCGATCGGATATCCAGTCATTATCGAGATAAAGGAATATGTATTTCAACGTAAAAAACAAGAACAAAGATTTCATTTCAGTTTATTTACAAAGCTGACAACAGCCACTTTTTTCAGCTTGATTATCGTTGGCGCCATTGGAATTTATTTATTTGATTTAAATGGTTTATTTAAAGGTATTCCTTGGCATGAATCTTTTTTTTATACATTATTTCAATCTGTCACTACGAGGAGCGGCGGGTTAGCAACAATGGATTTGAATATATTGTCGAATACGAACCATTTATTTATGTCTGCACTGATGTTTATTGGTGCATCCCCAAGCAGTGCAGGGGGAGGTATTCGGACAACAACCTTTGCGCTGGTACTTATTTTTCTATTTACGTTTATCCGCGGTGGAAGAAGTGTTAAAGTATTTCACCGTGAAGTGTATGAAGTGGATTTAAATAAAGCGGTAACGGTTACCATTTTTGCGATGATGATTGTCTTTTCTTCGGTTATTTTACTGACGATTCTGGAGCCTGTGTCATTAGAGTCCATTATTTTTGAAGTCACTTCGGCTTTTGGTACGGTTGGCTTGTCTTTAGGAATTACAGAAGATTTATCGGTGGTCAGTAAAATAATATTGATGATTTTAATGTTTATCGGGCGGGTTGGAATACTGACGTTTCTATTGATTTTCAGACGTAAAAAAGAGCCTGCAAAATTTAATTATCCAAAAGAAAGAATGATTATCGGTTAA
- a CDS encoding YwpF family protein → MKTFKLRKLVILDYDKGLEGTEVNLIDGLIINREDDYDTWLIEGFTHRSYWSYFENKQNEELMVQATITKESNEPASFITKMTEMHEIGEQMNVMLMGKIIDKQKNDVEQLLRKLVEKGYEGEHLIQKFKEIY, encoded by the coding sequence ATGAAAACATTTAAATTGCGTAAATTGGTGATATTAGATTATGATAAAGGGCTGGAAGGGACAGAAGTGAATCTGATTGACGGCCTGATTATTAACCGGGAAGATGATTATGATACATGGCTGATTGAAGGATTTACCCATCGTTCTTATTGGAGTTATTTTGAAAATAAGCAAAATGAAGAATTGATGGTTCAAGCTACCATTACAAAAGAGTCAAATGAACCTGCCTCCTTTATCACGAAAATGACTGAGATGCATGAAATCGGTGAACAAATGAACGTGATGCTGATGGGTAAAATAATTGATAAACAAAAGAATGATGTGGAGCAACTATTGAGGAAACTTGTAGAAAAGGGGTATGAGGGAGAGCATTTAATTCAAAAATTTAAAGAGATTTATTAG
- the nfsA gene encoding oxygen-insensitive NADPH nitroreductase translates to MNQIIETIMNHRSIRKFSDKPLTNDQIKTIVESAHRASSSSNVMAYSIIGVSDQEVKDKLHAISGHDHVKTNGHLLIFCADLHRIEQLDEVEHSEAFQENLESTEQFIVGTIDAALAAQNAAVAAESLGLGICYLGSLRNDIQAFNDVVKAPSHVVPLFGLAIGHPREIPDIKPRMPLQAIYHENQYIPFDKQKHYIQEYDQTMKDYYESRSSNNKQETWTEQINQKYKNPTRMDVGPFVKAKNLNKR, encoded by the coding sequence TTGAACCAAATCATTGAAACAATTATGAACCACCGATCTATTCGGAAATTTTCAGATAAACCTTTAACTAACGATCAAATAAAAACCATTGTAGAAAGTGCACATCGCGCTTCAAGCTCCAGTAATGTGATGGCTTACAGCATTATAGGCGTGTCCGACCAGGAAGTCAAAGATAAGCTTCATGCTATTTCCGGACATGATCACGTCAAAACAAATGGCCATTTACTTATCTTCTGTGCAGACTTACATCGCATTGAACAGTTGGATGAAGTGGAACACTCGGAAGCTTTTCAAGAGAACCTGGAAAGTACCGAACAATTTATTGTAGGTACAATCGATGCTGCTTTAGCCGCACAAAATGCTGCTGTTGCAGCCGAATCGCTCGGGTTAGGTATCTGCTACCTGGGAAGCCTGCGTAATGATATCCAAGCTTTTAACGATGTTGTAAAAGCACCATCGCATGTTGTTCCCTTGTTCGGCTTAGCAATCGGCCATCCAAGAGAAATACCGGATATTAAACCGCGCATGCCACTTCAAGCTATCTATCATGAAAATCAATACATTCCTTTTGATAAACAAAAGCACTATATCCAAGAATACGATCAAACCATGAAAGATTATTATGAATCCCGAAGCTCTAATAATAAACAGGAAACATGGACAGAACAAATCAACCAAAAATACAAAAATCCAACTCGTATGGATGTAGGGCCTTTTGTCAAAGCAAAAAATTTAAATAAACGGTAA
- a CDS encoding DUF1657 domain-containing protein — protein MTVGTQVQQTVSGLKSAQASLEQFALQTDNKQAKQLYQNAAQQTQGILDQLEPRVQQVMQEEPQYKQ, from the coding sequence ATGACAGTAGGTACACAAGTTCAACAAACTGTTTCAGGTTTAAAAAGTGCGCAGGCAAGTCTAGAGCAGTTTGCACTTCAAACTGACAACAAACAGGCAAAACAGCTATATCAAAATGCAGCACAACAGACACAAGGTATTTTAGATCAGTTAGAACCGAGAGTACAACAAGTCATGCAGGAAGAACCTCAATATAAACAGTAA
- the spoVAC gene encoding stage V sporulation protein AC, with product MGDKKKQKLNPNQQRYQAFQQKRETKRPIFKNCIKAFLIGGFICFIGQLISTFYIYQFNFTEKTAGNPTTATLIFITMLLTGFGVYDRIAQFAGAGTAVPVTGFGNAVISSAIEYRSEGFVLGVGSNMLKLAGPVIVYGVFAAFIVAIIKTILTQWGGF from the coding sequence ATGGGAGACAAAAAGAAACAAAAGCTAAATCCGAATCAACAGCGTTATCAAGCTTTTCAGCAAAAGCGGGAAACAAAACGGCCTATCTTCAAAAACTGCATCAAGGCTTTTCTTATCGGCGGATTCATCTGTTTCATCGGACAGCTCATTTCTACTTTTTATATTTATCAATTTAATTTCACAGAAAAAACAGCCGGGAATCCAACGACTGCTACATTGATTTTTATTACGATGCTGCTAACCGGATTTGGTGTTTATGATCGTATTGCACAATTTGCCGGAGCAGGAACGGCTGTGCCGGTAACCGGGTTTGGAAATGCTGTTATTTCTTCAGCCATTGAATATCGTTCAGAAGGCTTTGTCCTGGGTGTAGGAAGCAACATGCTTAAACTCGCCGGACCGGTTATTGTTTATGGTGTTTTTGCTGCATTTATCGTAGCCATCATTAAAACCATCCTGACGCAATGGGGGGGATTCTAA
- the spoVAD gene encoding stage V sporulation protein AD: MLKGHQSWVFENHPAIISTGTIGGPFEAKGNIPEAFDMLHEDMWVNQDSWEKAQQKMLEEALQTTLKKARIEKENVEFLIAGDLINQMTPTSFAASTSSIPFLGTFSACATSMESLALAASIINAKGANYILCAASSHNAATEKQFRYPTEYGGQKPPTSQWTVTGAGCALVAQNGTGPSVTSATIGKVADMGMTDPFNMGGAMAIAAVDTIEAHFRDMEIDPSYYDLIITGDLGHVGREVSLDLLHERNIPIEAEKYKDCGIAIYREDQPVLAGGSGAACSAIVTYGHYLQEVMKGNLKRILVVATGSLHSTLSIQQKAPIPCIAHAVSIEARGEQL, from the coding sequence ATGCTGAAAGGACATCAATCCTGGGTTTTCGAAAACCATCCGGCAATTATTTCGACAGGTACTATCGGCGGACCTTTTGAAGCAAAAGGAAACATTCCGGAAGCATTTGATATGCTTCACGAAGATATGTGGGTCAATCAAGATTCTTGGGAAAAAGCACAGCAGAAAATGCTGGAAGAAGCATTACAGACAACATTAAAAAAAGCGCGGATTGAAAAGGAAAACGTTGAATTTTTAATTGCCGGTGACTTAATTAACCAAATGACACCGACCAGTTTTGCTGCAAGTACTAGCAGCATCCCTTTTCTGGGAACTTTCAGTGCTTGTGCCACCTCAATGGAAAGCTTAGCACTTGCTGCTTCCATTATCAATGCGAAAGGAGCAAATTATATTCTGTGCGCAGCTTCCAGCCATAATGCGGCAACAGAAAAACAATTTCGCTATCCAACCGAATACGGCGGACAGAAACCTCCAACATCACAATGGACGGTAACTGGAGCTGGTTGTGCGCTTGTTGCTCAAAATGGCACAGGACCATCAGTTACATCAGCTACGATTGGAAAAGTAGCGGACATGGGAATGACGGACCCATTCAATATGGGCGGGGCAATGGCTATTGCTGCTGTTGATACAATAGAGGCGCACTTCCGGGATATGGAGATTGATCCATCTTATTATGATTTAATCATCACTGGCGACCTCGGACATGTGGGAAGAGAAGTTTCTTTGGATTTATTACATGAGAGAAATATACCGATTGAAGCAGAAAAATATAAAGATTGCGGCATTGCTATCTATCGCGAAGATCAGCCGGTTCTTGCCGGCGGAAGCGGTGCAGCCTGCTCCGCCATCGTCACATATGGGCATTATCTTCAAGAAGTGATGAAAGGCAATTTAAAAAGGATTTTAGTAGTGGCTACCGGGTCTTTACATTCTACCTTAAGTATTCAGCAAAAAGCACCTATA